The following are from one region of the Methanothermobacter sp. genome:
- a CDS encoding ATP/GTP-binding protein produces MMKNKETKVVIFGDYDTGKTTTLEQLCDKITKVEYKGTTLALDYGNCIVNGEKIHLFATPGHERFKFMLEIISNGLDAAIIVVDNSRGVTLAEKEIMAELEEKNIPYVVFSNKQDLDDSELEIDRDVDVLPTIATEGEGLMDGLKLLLQKLN; encoded by the coding sequence ATAATGAAAAATAAGGAGACAAAGGTTGTAATCTTTGGGGATTATGATACCGGTAAAACAACCACCCTTGAGCAGCTCTGTGATAAGATAACCAAGGTCGAGTACAAGGGCACAACACTGGCACTGGATTATGGTAACTGCATTGTTAACGGTGAGAAGATACACCTCTTTGCAACACCCGGCCACGAGAGGTTTAAGTTCATGCTTGAGATCATCTCCAATGGCCTTGATGCCGCCATAATAGTGGTGGATAACTCAAGGGGGGTAACCCTGGCTGAGAAGGAGATAATGGCAGAACTTGAGGAGAAAAACATCCCATACGTTGTGTTCTCAAATAAACAGGACCTTGATGATTCTGAACTTGAGATTGACAGGGATGTGGATGTTCTGCCCACCATTGCAACCGAGGGTGAGGGGCTGATGGATGGCCTTAAGCTTCTACTCCAGAAACTTAACTGA
- the nth gene encoding endonuclease III: protein MESLRSLYSPRVFEDRDPYRVLIRTILSQRTRDENTDEATASLFSEYPTMEDVAYAPVEKLEQLVRKAGFYHVKARRIREVSRILLEEYGGKVPDDIDELLKLPGVGRKTANCVLVYAFNKPAVPVDTHVHRISNRIGLVNTRTPEETERALMEFIPRKYWMELNDLMVQFGQDICRPVGPRHEECPIADECDYYENLMNEREKT, encoded by the coding sequence ATGGAGAGTCTTAGGAGCCTCTACTCCCCCCGCGTCTTTGAGGACAGGGACCCCTACCGTGTCCTCATAAGAACCATACTCTCCCAGAGGACCAGGGATGAGAACACCGACGAGGCAACCGCCAGTCTGTTCTCTGAGTACCCCACCATGGAGGACGTTGCATATGCTCCTGTCGAGAAACTGGAGCAGCTTGTAAGAAAGGCTGGCTTTTACCACGTCAAGGCAAGGAGGATCAGGGAGGTTTCTCGGATCCTCCTTGAGGAATACGGGGGAAAGGTCCCTGATGACATTGATGAACTCCTTAAACTTCCAGGTGTTGGGAGGAAAACCGCAAACTGTGTACTGGTATATGCATTCAATAAGCCAGCGGTCCCTGTTGATACACATGTCCATAGGATATCAAACAGAATAGGTCTTGTGAACACCAGGACACCTGAGGAGACCGAGAGAGCCCTCATGGAGTTCATACCCCGGAAGTACTGGATGGAACTCAATGACCTCATGGTCCAGTTCGGACAGGACATATGCAGGCCAGTAGGTCCAAGGCATGAGGAATGTCCAATTGCAGATGAATGCGACTACTATGAGAACCTGATGAATGAAAGGGAAAAGACCTGA
- a CDS encoding DHH family phosphoesterase: protein MIQSCSECKGKGYRVKSYKICSACHGTGYQSTEDIKDHFKGISNTARQRFDLEEAHDVPCEVCRGKGEVEVREPCPACGGKGEVNICPSCGKRISGRDEYCPNCQKKEHVYVLHPACTIDDLEVGSVYRGKITRIEKYGVFVSLNSHVWGLMRGLFPDYRIGDEIFVRVSNVKPYKGEVDMIPASIKGPYEIVKLKKDLPRTRIADIDTKSLGKTVRIVGEVIQIQQTSGPTIFTISDETGTTWAAAFDEPGIRVYPHIQIGHIVEVIGEVNQHTGKIQIESESIERLIGKDAAEARRLIDEAIDRRAEPERKDLLIESETLEKLRPKLIEAAKAIRRAIYDGRSILVRHHADADGICAGVAIEKAVVPLLRELNPSTDAEWHYFKRAPSKAPFYELEDVVKDLSYALEDLERHGQKLPLLVLLDNGSTEEDILALMKAKIYDIEIVVVDHHYPGEVTDGRVEVDEYVDVHVNPYLVGGDSQITAGALSVEIAKMINPEITERILHLPGIAAVGDHANSPEAEGYIELAGERGYEREELEKIAACVDFEAFYLRFMNGRGIIDTILGLGNLDKHKKLVDALYREYERKVDTQLRAAIPNLKSTRLPNGILFNVLDVEKYSHRFTFPAPGKTCGFVHDYMVQKHGEETPIITLAYGPDFGVIRATDAVNEKFGFNLNEIVWELAEEIPEAVIDGGGHECAGSLKYIEGLSKKVLSAFAEKVASLKNKNQL from the coding sequence ATGATCCAGTCATGTAGTGAATGTAAGGGTAAGGGTTACCGTGTTAAAAGTTACAAAATATGCAGCGCATGCCATGGGACAGGCTACCAGTCAACAGAGGATATTAAGGACCACTTCAAGGGTATATCAAACACTGCAAGGCAGAGGTTCGACCTTGAGGAGGCCCATGATGTGCCCTGCGAGGTATGCAGGGGAAAGGGTGAGGTCGAGGTGAGGGAACCCTGCCCCGCCTGTGGGGGTAAGGGTGAGGTTAACATATGCCCCTCATGTGGAAAGAGGATAAGTGGCAGGGACGAGTACTGTCCCAACTGCCAGAAGAAGGAACACGTCTACGTCCTCCACCCTGCATGCACCATCGACGACCTTGAGGTTGGAAGCGTATACAGGGGAAAGATAACTAGGATAGAAAAATATGGTGTCTTCGTGAGCCTCAACAGCCATGTCTGGGGACTCATGAGGGGCCTGTTCCCCGACTACAGGATCGGTGACGAGATATTCGTCAGGGTATCCAATGTGAAGCCCTACAAGGGCGAGGTTGACATGATACCCGCCAGTATAAAGGGCCCATATGAGATCGTTAAATTAAAAAAGGACCTCCCAAGGACAAGGATAGCTGATATAGACACCAAGAGTCTTGGTAAAACAGTCAGGATAGTGGGTGAGGTCATACAGATACAGCAGACCTCAGGACCAACAATATTCACAATCTCAGATGAGACGGGCACAACCTGGGCGGCGGCCTTTGATGAGCCAGGCATAAGGGTCTACCCCCACATCCAGATAGGACACATAGTTGAGGTTATAGGTGAGGTTAACCAGCACACCGGTAAGATCCAGATAGAATCAGAGTCCATTGAACGCCTCATAGGAAAGGATGCAGCTGAGGCAAGGAGGCTAATCGATGAGGCAATTGACAGAAGAGCCGAACCCGAGAGGAAGGACCTGCTCATAGAAAGCGAAACCCTTGAAAAACTGAGGCCGAAACTCATTGAAGCAGCCAAGGCCATAAGAAGGGCAATATACGATGGAAGATCCATACTGGTAAGGCACCACGCAGACGCCGATGGTATATGTGCTGGTGTGGCCATAGAAAAGGCCGTTGTGCCCCTGCTGAGGGAACTGAACCCGAGCACAGATGCGGAGTGGCACTACTTCAAGAGGGCCCCAAGTAAGGCTCCATTCTATGAACTGGAGGACGTGGTGAAGGACCTCTCCTATGCACTTGAGGACCTGGAAAGGCATGGGCAGAAACTCCCCCTCCTTGTGCTCCTGGACAACGGGTCAACAGAGGAGGACATACTCGCCCTCATGAAGGCAAAGATCTATGACATCGAAATAGTGGTCGTGGACCACCACTACCCGGGTGAGGTCACCGATGGAAGGGTGGAGGTTGATGAATACGTTGACGTGCACGTGAACCCATACCTTGTGGGTGGGGACTCCCAGATAACCGCTGGTGCCCTTTCAGTGGAGATAGCCAAGATGATAAACCCTGAGATCACCGAGAGGATCCTGCACCTCCCAGGCATTGCTGCTGTGGGGGACCATGCAAACTCCCCTGAAGCCGAAGGTTACATTGAACTTGCAGGTGAGAGGGGCTATGAGCGGGAGGAGCTTGAAAAAATAGCCGCCTGTGTTGACTTTGAGGCGTTCTACCTCCGATTCATGAACGGAAGGGGCATAATAGACACCATCCTTGGCCTTGGAAATCTTGATAAGCACAAAAAACTGGTGGACGCCCTCTACAGGGAATACGAGAGGAAGGTTGATACCCAGCTCCGGGCCGCGATACCCAACCTCAAATCCACAAGGCTCCCCAATGGTATACTCTTCAATGTCCTTGACGTTGAGAAGTACTCACACCGCTTCACCTTCCCTGCCCCCGGCAAGACCTGCGGCTTCGTCCATGACTACATGGTCCAGAAGCACGGTGAGGAGACACCGATAATCACACTTGCCTATGGACCGGACTTCGGAGTTATAAGGGCAACCGACGCTGTGAATGAAAAATTCGGGTTCAACCTCAACGAGATAGTCTGGGAGCTGGCAGAGGAGATTCCTGAGGCTGTGATCGATGGGGGTGGACATGAATGCGCAGGGTCACTCAAGTACATCGAGGGCCTCTCAAAGAAAGTTTTATCGGCCTTTGCAGAGAAGGTTGCATCCCTCAAGAACAAAAATCAATTATAA
- a CDS encoding prenyltransferase/squalene oxidase repeat-containing protein, whose amino-acid sequence MIVVDPGINMSGTSPIVEGIINFFDRRRHPSGGYTLYEGLPDSKNTYYAIRALEVIDSIPDDIRRTLDWLEELHSRGNFAAQGLFYRCTLLADYGREFRVKQGFLDLLRRSYRKSKLEITYYMDSVLRLHGEYLEGVPEWVLSLQNDDGGFGRYGSDIINTHFAVEILEAHGVSFSRKDVLEFTDSCWGDGGWNFTPLSYPPYLETVYAGFRLNEILRGRKYDVEDFILELRNPDGGFRRSLYMGISEPEYTYRAVYMLFSGVCDDP is encoded by the coding sequence TTGATTGTTGTGGACCCGGGGATTAACATGTCAGGGACTTCACCGATAGTTGAGGGTATCATTAACTTTTTTGACAGGAGGAGACACCCATCAGGGGGTTACACACTTTATGAGGGACTTCCTGACTCTAAAAACACGTATTACGCCATAAGGGCCCTTGAGGTCATAGATTCTATCCCGGATGATATCCGTAGAACGCTTGACTGGCTTGAGGAGCTGCACTCAAGGGGTAACTTCGCTGCCCAGGGACTCTTCTACAGGTGCACTTTGCTGGCTGATTATGGCAGGGAATTCAGGGTAAAACAGGGGTTTCTAGATCTTCTCAGAAGGTCCTACAGGAAATCAAAGCTTGAAATAACGTATTACATGGATTCGGTCCTCAGACTCCATGGCGAATACCTTGAGGGGGTCCCCGAGTGGGTTCTTTCACTTCAGAACGATGACGGCGGATTTGGGAGGTACGGGTCAGACATCATAAACACCCACTTCGCAGTTGAGATACTGGAGGCCCATGGTGTGAGTTTCAGCAGGAAGGATGTGCTTGAATTTACTGATTCCTGCTGGGGTGATGGTGGCTGGAACTTCACACCCCTATCCTATCCACCCTATCTTGAGACGGTTTACGCGGGCTTCAGGCTCAATGAGATCCTCAGGGGAAGGAAATATGACGTGGAGGACTTTATATTGGAACTGAGAAACCCTGATGGCGGGTTCAGGAGGTCACTTTATATGGGTATATCTGAACCCGAGTACACCTACAGGGCAGTTTACATGCTGTTCAGTGGAGTGTGTGATGATCCGTAG